In Theileria equi strain WA chromosome 3, complete sequence, the genomic window AATTGCTCTGGCATCAATTTCAATGGCTAAAAGAGTTGTATTATAGAAAAACTACATACCAGTCATTTCAGGATACTTCTTCAAGAGAATCTGAGTCAAGGAACCTATTCCAGCTCCAAGTTCAACGACCTGTTTTCCAGTAGCAGCTGTACATAATGCAGAAATAGACACAAAACTTACTGCCTTGATCCGGCCCAAACTCAAGAGAATTGCACATCTTTACCATAATGTTCCAGTCAGTGATAAAGTTTTGACCCAAACTTTGCTTGGGTCTGAAGAATGATATTTAGGGACAAAGCGCGTACCTAAACTCGCTGGGAGGAAGTGTAGGAACCTGCTGatcatcatcctcttcatGCTTCAAGGGATAAATATCAAAGTTTGATTCATGTTGTAAGCTTTTCAGGGGCTTTTTTGATCCTTCCACTTCTTTCTGTGTAATGTCCGAAGCTCCCTGACCATTCTTGGCGCTTTTTGTCTTATTCTGCCCAAATTTAGATGGTCTACGTCTTGTTTTTGTCCTCTTCTTGGCAGCTGAAGGCTTAGGATCAGCCTTTTGCGATCCATAGGTCAGAAACTCCCTGGCATTTGTCTGACTCTTAAATAAAGAAGGAAATCGGATATTGTAGCCTATGAAGGCACACCTTTCATCCCGGTTTAATGCGTTGAAAATGGCTTCTCTTTTTAAAAATCCAAAACGAACATCAGAAATCTGTAAACGCAAATGTGTAACCAGCCAAGACCGCGAACCTGCGAAACTCCATAAACCTGTACAACTAACGCACACACAAGGAAATATAGACGCATTTATATTCTGTAGAGTCACCTAGAAACGGTGCGGAGGGAATAGAATCTGCAAGCAGCCCAAGGAACGATCCGAGAGAATAAATGAATGAATATGGAGAAAtacattacaaattttcaacCTATTTACCAGGCTCTAGTCTAAATGGGATTGGTTTGCTAAATGTGCTTTTCGTGGCAACAGGTTTAACTTCCTGTCCACTAGGAATATgatcttcctcctttttAAATGCGATTGGCAGGCTATCAAGCCCCTTTAATACTCTCCCTGCAAGTTCTGCGTCTTCCTTTACCTCTATTGTCGATAGCAATTCCTTCAGAATCGCAAAAGTGCTCGCTATCAAATCGGCACATACACTTCTAATCTGGACAACCAAAATACCATTTTGCACATAAATCGTAGCCAAAATTACATcagaaccagaagaacTCAATAGAAGGATATTCTCGTGGatataaatggagaataaaGGCAAACAGAGAGGGACAATATTGTGAACATCTGCGCTCTTGCAATGAAATAGTCGCAATTGTCTAGAAACTGAAAGCTCTATAGAACTCCAAAGATCTGCAAACTGGTCCAAAGTGTATTTTAGAGGTACAAGCGTAATGAAATCACCAATTGGAATATCCAGTGTGAGAGATGAAATTGAACCATCAGATTCTACGCATGTAACAACCAACTTTGGGAACTTTGGGGTAACAGCGACTTTTGCGTCCAAAATTACCTCGCTACCCCTCTTTACATTATAAGATGCTGCTGTGTCCCTGGTACCCTTTATGGAAAGGGAAATATCAAGGCCCTGTGTTTTCGGTACCAACGATACTCTAACTTGTGTGTGACCATCCGTACAAAATCTATCGTTTTTCATGTAAATTGTGAACCTATGACAGTTAAATAATTCGTCAGATCCAATAGCATGCTTTGCAAGATAGCAAGACAAACCGCCATCTGGAATTGCACGAACAAGGTGCTCCACGGTACTGTTTGGTGTTATCTGCActttaaacattttttcATATCTGTCAACCGATTCTGTAGTACACAGCTTGTATTTTTCTACGCTAGAAATAATATCCGAGTGTGCCTCCCGTAAAGCCGCTGCAACATCAACGTGTGTTGCCTGTGGTTTTGAATCCTGTGTTTCATATATTTGCGAATGTCCTGAACCATCCTTACCAAGGGTAACA contains:
- a CDS encoding signal peptide-containing protein (encoded by transcript BEWA_002770A); translation: MRLYFLVCALVVQVYGVSQISDVRFGFLKREAIFNALNRDERCAFIGYNIRFPSLFKSQTNAREFLTYGSQKADPKPSAAKKRTKTRRRPSKFGQNKTKSAKNGQGASDITQKEVEGSKKPLKSLQHESNFDIYPLKHEEDDDQQVPTLPPSEFRPKQSLGQNFITDWNIMVKMCNSLEFGPDQGTATGKQVVELGAGIGSLTQILLKKYPEMTAIEIDARAISRLSRTLPDLDIIHDDVLQV
- a CDS encoding hypothetical protein (encoded by transcript BEWA_002780A), giving the protein MDIYEECNLLRTEVESAAVQALDLGDSQLFDYLADVSHASSRILETCDRIVNPQKTTSRDFNARGEDGMMDRGSRNDWGFDSIRSVPKSVNNDDNWANFDDFDDGNMGAEPLQYGMDAAPRGMDSASQYRGSVHGRDYSHQAPKFNAEFDRMSIHSRRHAQYDDFRSRGNVELERSYSTGYIPQNAVVSPDIQQAIDPKHMNESLETYYISLLEMCLDRGLQDRLSGKPLRSKVDILEESLSPHMEMMQDPHYTARSRMPDEASRPSVRNRQGAPAYDSHRSSVHGSHVTLGKDGSGHSQIYETQDSKPQATHVDVAAALREAHSDIISSVEKYKLCTTESVDRYEKMFKVQITPNSTVEHLVRAIPDGGLSCYLAKHAIGSDELFNCHRFTIYMKNDRFCTDGHTQVRVSLVPKTQGLDISLSIKGTRDTAASYNVKRGSEVILDAKVAVTPKFPKLVVTCVESDGSISSLTLDIPIGDFITLVPLKYTLDQFADLWSSIELSVSRQLRLFHCKSADVHNIVPLCLPLFSIYIHENILLLSSSGSDVILATIYVQNGILVVQIRSVCADLIASTFAILKELLSTIEVKEDAELAGRVLKGLDSLPIAFKKEEDHIPSGQEVKPVATKSTFSKPIPFRLEPGK